A single region of the Psychrobacter alimentarius genome encodes:
- a CDS encoding prepilin peptidase gives MQFIQLLQDNMTLALLVFGLLGLCVGSFLNVVIHRIPLIMIYDWRQECSQFISDQVDMPREHTQPLTNIVANDQPITLSRPASRCPHCAHKIKWYENIPLISWLVLRGRCSDCKASINLRYPLVELVTALLSVLVIYKFGVNATGLSALILVWTLVALTGIDFDTQLLPDRLTFPLAGLGLAVNSQGWFVSPTQSIWGLLLGFLSLWIVVKIFYLITKKHGMGQGDFKLLAVLGAWLGPLMLPLIILLSSLLGSIVGLILMKKQGESRPFAFGPYIAIAGIVALLYGSDIVSWYLGMYT, from the coding sequence ATGCAATTTATACAGTTACTACAAGACAATATGACCCTAGCTTTACTCGTATTTGGTTTATTGGGTCTTTGTGTTGGCAGTTTTTTGAATGTGGTTATTCACCGTATTCCACTAATAATGATCTATGACTGGCGACAAGAATGTAGTCAGTTCATCTCTGATCAGGTCGATATGCCACGTGAACATACGCAACCTTTGACAAATATTGTCGCAAATGACCAACCCATTACCTTGAGTCGACCAGCCTCACGCTGCCCTCATTGTGCTCATAAAATTAAATGGTATGAAAACATCCCTTTAATCAGTTGGTTGGTGTTGCGCGGTCGTTGTTCAGACTGCAAAGCTTCGATTAATCTGCGCTATCCTTTGGTTGAGTTGGTTACTGCCCTACTATCGGTATTAGTAATTTACAAATTTGGGGTCAATGCTACTGGGTTGTCCGCATTAATCTTGGTATGGACGCTCGTCGCTTTAACAGGCATTGATTTTGATACCCAGCTATTGCCCGACCGTCTAACCTTTCCATTGGCAGGTTTGGGATTGGCCGTCAACTCACAAGGTTGGTTTGTCTCCCCTACTCAGTCCATCTGGGGCTTATTGCTTGGATTTTTGTCATTGTGGATAGTGGTTAAGATTTTTTATCTTATTACCAAAAAGCACGGCATGGGCCAAGGAGACTTTAAATTACTGGCCGTACTGGGTGCTTGGCTTGGGCCACTAATGTTACCGCTCATTATATTGTTGTCTTCCTTATTGGGATCTATCGTTGGATTGATCTTGATGAAAAAACAGGGTGAGAGCCGGCCGTTCGCTTTTGGGCCTTATATCGCTATTGCGGGAATCGTTGCGTTATTATATGGTTCAGATATCGTCAGCTGGTATCTTGGCATGTATACTTAA